One window of Lepeophtheirus salmonis chromosome Z, UVic_Lsal_1.4, whole genome shotgun sequence genomic DNA carries:
- the LOC121130373 gene encoding neuroparsin-A, giving the protein MSMKVVTTIITTLLVLTTLLLSNQVTQAYPSYLCRADAKDVDVSKCEFGWYYDLCDVKTCAKGPRDHCGGRHNRYGVCGEGLMCSNCNRCQGCSLHTFECFHDNFCYSRAR; this is encoded by the coding sequence ATGTCCATGAAAGTTGTAACCACAATTATCACAACTCTACTCGTCCTTACGACTCTTCTTCTCTCGAATCAAGTGACCCAAGCTTATCCCTCCTACCTATGCCGAGCTGATGCAAAGGACGTAGACGTATCTAAATGCGAATTTGGTTGGTACTACGATCTCTGCGATGTGAAAACTTGTGCAAAAGGACCTCGAGATCATTGTGGAGGACGACATAATCGCTATGGAGTTTGTGGAGAGGGGCTCATGTGCTCTAATTGTAATCGATGCCAAGGTTGCTCCTTACATACATTTGAAtgttttcatgataatttttgCTATTCACGAGCTCGATAA